Proteins encoded by one window of Dioscorea cayenensis subsp. rotundata cultivar TDr96_F1 chromosome 6, TDr96_F1_v2_PseudoChromosome.rev07_lg8_w22 25.fasta, whole genome shotgun sequence:
- the LOC120262838 gene encoding protein PHOSPHATE-INDUCED 1 homolog, with protein sequence MAGRPMTAPVDDQTFTAMRYHKGALLTGSISVNFIWYGKFTASQRAILSDLITSLYSPGESTAGPSVATWWKTVGEYYKQSNSQLPKLTLGDQILDEECSLGKSLTDDDIEKLAAKGSPNNAVNVLLTSADVSVSGFCMSRCGTHAASNKTKSGRFTYIWVGDSATQCPGQCAWPFHQPIYGPQTPPLVAPNGDVGLDGMVINVAKLLAGTVTNPFGNGFFQGPKEAPLEAASACPGVYGSGAYPGYAGALLVDPVSGASYNANGAHGRKFLLPALMNPATSQCSTLV encoded by the coding sequence atggCCGGGAGGCCGATGACCGCCCCGGTGGACGACCAAACTTTCACCGCCATGAGATACCACAAAGGAGCTCTCCTAACTGGTTCTATCTCGGTGAACTTCATCTGGTACGGTAAGTTCACCGCCTCCCAACGGGCCATCCTCTCTGATCTGATCACCTCACTCTATTCCCCCGGTGAGTCCACCGCCGGACCCAGCGTCGCCACGTGGTGGAAAACCGTGGGGGAGTATTACAAGCAGTCTAACTCGCAGCTTCCTAAGCTCACCCTCGGTGACCAGATCCTCGACGAGGAGTGCTCGCTTGGGAAATCGCTCACCGACGATGATATTGAGAAGCTCGCGGCGAAGGGATCACCGAACAACGCGGTCAACGTCTTGTTGACTTCTGCTGACGTGTCGGTCAGCGGGTTTTGCATGAGCCGATGCGGGACCCACGCCGCGTCGAACAAGACGAAATCGGGACGATTCACGTACATCTGGGTCGGTGACTCAGCGACTCAGTGCCCGGGCCAGTGCGCGTGGCCATTTCACCAGCCCATTTACGGCCCACAAACTCCACCGTTAGTTGCACCTAACGGTGACGTGGGACTTGACGGAATGGTTATCAACGTGGCAAAGTTGTTGGCCGGAACCGTCACAAATCCGTTTGGTAACGGGTTCTTTCAGGGACCAAAGGAAGCGCCGTTAGAAGCGGCGTCAGCTTGTCCCGGAGTGTACGGCAGTGGGGCCTACCCGGGTTATGCTGGGGCTTTACTGGTAGACCCGGTAAGTGGGGCCAGTTACAATGCGAATGGGGCCCACGGGAGGAAGTTTTTGTTGCCAGCTCTGATGAACCCTGCCACGTCACAGTGCTCCACTTTGGTCTGA
- the LOC120262883 gene encoding LOW QUALITY PROTEIN: protein EXORDIUM-like 2 (The sequence of the model RefSeq protein was modified relative to this genomic sequence to represent the inferred CDS: inserted 1 base in 1 codon), producing MAPLLLLFLSLLFHCSAATPTTARKLILVQQQPLVLQYHHGPLLTGNLTVRLLWYGSFSASHRAAISDFILSLSSSSSIPSPSVSSWWSTTGSYRGRPISLSLGPQLIDDRLSLGKSLSSSDLLTLASRTPHRSSITAILTSPDVTVEGFCSSRCATHSSAPTHPNRPRSVRFPYLWVGDSSNQCPGQCAWPFHQPIYGPQTPPLIXPNADVGIDGMIINLATVLAGAVTNPFQSGFYQGPAEAPLEAVTACPGVFGSGAYPGYPGRVLVDRSTGSSFNSYGINGRKYLLPSMWDPSTSQCATLV from the exons ATGGctcctcttctcctcctcttcctctctcTCCTCTTCCACTGCTCCGCAGCCACACCCACAACCGCTCGCAAGCTTATCCTGGTCCAACAGCAACCTCTCGTCCTCCAGTACCACCACGGTCCTCTCCTCACCGGCAACCTCACTGTACGCCTTCTTTGGTACGGCTCCTTCTCCGCCTCCCACCGCGCCGCCATCTCCGACTTCATCCTCTccctctcctcctcttcctctatCCCCTCCCCATCCGTCTCCTCCTGGTGGTCCACCACCGGCTCCTACCGCGGCCGCCCGATCTCCCTCTCCCTCGGCCCTCAGCTCATCGACGATCGTCTCTCTCTCGGTAAATCCCTCTCCTCCTCCGATCTCCTCACTCTCGCCTCCCGCACTCCCCACCGCTCCTCCATCACCGCGATCCTCACTTCCCCCGACGTCACCGTCGAGGGCTTTTGCTCCTCCCGCTGCGCCACCCATTCCTCCGCCCCCACCCACCCAAACCGTCCCCGATCGGTCCGATTCCCTTACCTCTGGGTCGGTGATTCCTCCAATCAATGCCCCGGCCAGTGCGCATGGCCATTCCACCAACCGATCTACGGCCCCCAAACCCCTCCTCTCA CCCCCAACGCCGATGTCGGCATCGACGGCATGATCATCAACCTCGCCACCGTCCTCGCCGGCGCCGTCACAAACCCTTTCCAATCTGGGTTCTATCAGGGCCCGGCGGAGGCGCCTCTTGAGGCGGTGACGGCGTGCCCTGGGGTTTTCGGTTCAGGTGCTTATCCGGGTTATCCCGGCCGGGTTCTCGTCGACCGATCCACCGGTTCGAGCTTCAACTCGTACGGCATCAATGGTCGTAAGTACCTTCTTCCTTCCATGTGGGACCCTTCTACTTCTCAGTGCGCCACTCTcgtttaa